Proteins from one Gossypium raimondii isolate GPD5lz chromosome 8, ASM2569854v1, whole genome shotgun sequence genomic window:
- the LOC105790371 gene encoding DEAD-box ATP-dependent RNA helicase 32-like isoform X2 has translation MTVANSYDLWKKDAFFSAAEEVQESADMSATRILKKKKLKINVHRPVWTRVVFDEEGNTLAPLAMLADKTSGDILLDQDIEGVVDSISSSWKSQGLALFQSRVLFNVVFHGRLS, from the exons ATGACGGTTGCAAATAGTTATGATTTGTGGAAAAAAGATGCCTTCTTTTCTGCAGCAGAAGAGGTTCAAGAATCTGCtgatat GTCAGCAACACGGatcttgaagaaaaaaaagctgAAGATCAATGTTCATAGGCCTGTGTGGACAAGGGTTGTCTTTGATGAGGAAGGCAACACACTGGCTCCACTTGCTATGTTGGCTGACAAGACGAGCGGCGATATACTGCTTGACCAAG ATATTGAAGGTGTGGTGGATTCAATCTCTTCAAGCTGGAAAAGCCAAGGCTTAGCACTTTTTCAAAGTAGAGTGTTATTTAATGTTGTATTCCATGGTCGTTTATCTTAG
- the LOC105790372 gene encoding proline dehydrogenase 2, mitochondrial, whose amino-acid sequence MDRRLLPATTLRLFNRRFNSTVSTATVLQTLKPEPAALTIVNLDDHRKLFASVSTSKLLRSSINLGLASNETFVDFGMWVMNSRLMETSLVRDVILKTVKHTMFEHFCAGETTEEAGECVRKIHDAGLRGMLVYAVEHTGDNTGCDRNLEGFLRCVEFSKSLPPSSVSFLIAKITAICPIGLLRRVSDLLRWQYKDPSFNLPWKLHTLPIFSTSSPLYHTLQKPPPLTPEEELDLELAHRRLQKLCQKCVQESVPLLIDAEYTSLQPAIDYFTYSSAIKHNQDGNPIVYGTVQAYLKDAKERLFMASKAAEKLGVPMGFKLVRGAYMSSETESASSLGYDSPIHNSIDETHACYNDCAGFLLERIANGNDAVVFATHNIDSGKLAACRARNLGIQKGNRRLEFAQLYGMSEALSFGLRNAGFQVSKYLPYGPVDMVMPYLLRRAEENRGLLSTSNIDRVLMWKELKRRIKSLEFGSRYDSKI is encoded by the exons ATGGACAGAAGGCTGCTGCCGGCGACCACCCTCCGCCTCTTCAACAGGCGTTTTAACTCCACCGTCTCCACGGCTACCGTTTTACAGACCCTAAAACCCGAACCAGCAGCTTTGACGATCGTCAACCTCGATGATCACCGGAAGCTTTTCGCTTCGGTTTCGACGTCGAAGCTGCTACGTTCATCGATCAACCTTGGGTTGGCCTCTAACGAGACGTTCGTTGATTTCGGAATGTGGGTTATGAATTCTAGGCTTATGGAAACCAGTTTGGTACGTGATGTTATATTGAAGACCGTGAAACACACGATGTTCGAACATTTTTGCGCCGGCGAGACGACGGAGGAGGCGGGGGAATGCGTGAGGAAAATCCACGACGCTGGCCTAAGAGGGATGCTTGTATACGCCGTCGAACACACCGGTGATAACACCGGTTGTGATCGGAATTTGGAAGGGTTTCTTCGTTGTGTTGAATTCTCCAAGTCCCTCCCACCTTCTTCT GTAAGTTTCCTCATTGCAAAGATTACAGCAATATGTCCCATCGGCCTTCTTAGAAGAGTTAGCGACTTGCTGAGATGGCAATACAAAGACCCTTCTTTCAACCTTCCATGGAAGCTCCACACTCTCCCAATTTTCTCCACTTCAAGTCCTCTTTACCACACTCTTCAGAAGCCTCCACCACTAACTCCAGAAGAAGAGCTTGACCTCGAACTGGCTCACCGAAGACTCCAAAAACTCTGCCAAAAATGCGTACAAGAAAGCGTACCTCTATTAATCGATGCCGAGTACACGTCCTTGCAACCCGCCATCGATTACTTCACTTACTCTTCGGCCATCAAGCACAACCAAGACGGTAACCCTATCGTTTACGGCACGGTCCAAGCTTACTTGAAAGATGCGAAAGAGAGGTTGTTTATGGCATCCAAAGCTGCTGAAAAACTAGGAGTTCCGATGGGGTTCAAGCTAGTAAGAGGCGCTTACATGTCGAGCGAAACCGAATCGGCTTCTTCGTTAGGCTATGATTCCCCTATTCATAATAGCATCGACGAGACTCATGCGTGTTACAACGATTGTGCTGGTTTCCTGCTCGAAAGGATTGCTAATGGCAATGATGCAGTCGTCTTTGCAACTCATAATATCGATTCAG GGAAGCTGGCGGCATGTAGAGCAAGAAATTTGGGGATTCAGAAAGGGAATCGGAGGCTTGAATTTGCACAGTTATATGGAATGTCGGAAGCACTTTCGTTTGGGTTGAGAAATGCAGGCTTTCAAGTAAGCAAGTATTTGCCATATGGACCTGTGGATATGGTAATGCCTTATCTTTTAAGGAGGGCTGAAGAGAATAGAGGATTGCTATCTACTTCAAATATTGATAGAGTACTCATGTG GAAAGAGCTGAAGAGAAGAATAAAGAGCCTGGAATTTG
- the LOC105790371 gene encoding uncharacterized protein LOC105790371 isoform X1 has protein sequence MTVANSYDLWKKDAFFSAAEEVQESADIGSVSSKRSATRILKKKKLKINVHRPVWTRVVFDEEGNTLAPLAMLADKTSGDILLDQDIEGVVDSISSSWKSQGLALFQSRVLFNVVFHGRLS, from the exons ATGACGGTTGCAAATAGTTATGATTTGTGGAAAAAAGATGCCTTCTTTTCTGCAGCAGAAGAGGTTCAAGAATCTGCtgatat AGGTTCGGTGTCAAGCAAAAG GTCAGCAACACGGatcttgaagaaaaaaaagctgAAGATCAATGTTCATAGGCCTGTGTGGACAAGGGTTGTCTTTGATGAGGAAGGCAACACACTGGCTCCACTTGCTATGTTGGCTGACAAGACGAGCGGCGATATACTGCTTGACCAAG ATATTGAAGGTGTGGTGGATTCAATCTCTTCAAGCTGGAAAAGCCAAGGCTTAGCACTTTTTCAAAGTAGAGTGTTATTTAATGTTGTATTCCATGGTCGTTTATCTTAG